In Candidatus Hydrogenedentota bacterium, the following proteins share a genomic window:
- the sufB gene encoding Fe-S cluster assembly protein SufB yields the protein MSDPKDTLETAAYGGSRVERSNQEVADLASGEYKYGWSTDIEADTLPKGLNEDIIRAISARKREPEWMLEWRLKSYRAWLGMSDPTWAKVVYETPSFQEISYYSAPKQKPQAQSLDEVDPKLLETFEKLGIPLDEQKRLANVAVDAVFDSVSVATTHRDILAKRDILFCPISEAVRDHPELVKKYLGSVVPAGDNFYAALNSAVFSDGSFVYIPPGVKCPMDLSTYFRINASDTGQFERTLIIADEGAEVRYLEGCTAPMRDENQLHAAVVELVAHKNATIRYATVQNWYAGDEEGKGGIYNFVTKRGKCAGENAHISWTQVETGSAITWKYPSCLLMGDNSVGEFYSVALTRGRQQADTGTKMIHLGKNTRSTVISKTISAGHSDSSYRGLVSVMPKAENSRNYTQCDSLLIGNACGAHTFPHLDVRHPSASVEHEASTSKISEDQLFYCQSRGIGTEDAISMVVNGFCKEVFDHLPMEFAVEASRLLSVSLEGSVG from the coding sequence ATGAGCGACCCAAAAGACACCCTGGAGACCGCAGCCTACGGCGGGTCCCGCGTGGAGCGGAGCAACCAGGAAGTCGCCGACCTCGCCTCCGGGGAGTACAAGTACGGCTGGTCCACCGACATCGAGGCGGACACGCTGCCGAAGGGGCTGAACGAGGATATTATCCGCGCCATCTCCGCGCGCAAGCGCGAGCCGGAATGGATGCTGGAATGGCGGCTGAAGTCCTACCGCGCATGGCTGGGCATGAGCGATCCGACCTGGGCCAAGGTGGTTTACGAGACCCCGAGCTTCCAGGAAATCAGCTACTACTCGGCGCCCAAGCAGAAGCCCCAGGCGCAGAGCCTCGACGAGGTGGACCCGAAGCTCCTGGAGACCTTCGAGAAGCTGGGCATCCCCCTGGACGAGCAGAAGCGGCTGGCGAATGTGGCCGTGGACGCCGTGTTTGACAGCGTCTCCGTCGCCACCACGCACCGCGACATCCTGGCGAAGCGGGACATCCTTTTCTGCCCCATCTCCGAGGCCGTGCGCGACCACCCCGAGCTGGTGAAGAAGTACCTAGGCTCCGTGGTGCCCGCGGGCGACAACTTCTACGCTGCCCTCAACAGCGCCGTTTTCAGCGACGGGTCCTTCGTATACATCCCGCCGGGGGTGAAGTGCCCCATGGACCTGTCCACCTACTTCCGCATCAACGCCTCCGACACGGGGCAGTTCGAGCGGACGCTGATCATCGCGGACGAGGGGGCCGAGGTGCGCTATCTGGAGGGCTGCACCGCCCCCATGCGCGACGAGAACCAGCTCCACGCCGCCGTGGTGGAGCTGGTGGCGCACAAGAACGCCACCATCCGCTACGCCACCGTGCAGAACTGGTACGCCGGCGACGAGGAGGGCAAGGGCGGCATCTACAACTTCGTGACCAAGCGCGGGAAGTGCGCGGGCGAGAACGCGCACATCTCGTGGACCCAGGTGGAGACCGGGTCGGCCATCACCTGGAAATACCCGAGCTGCCTGCTGATGGGCGACAACTCCGTGGGCGAGTTCTACTCCGTGGCCCTGACCAGGGGCCGCCAGCAGGCCGACACGGGCACAAAAATGATCCACCTCGGGAAGAACACCCGCAGCACGGTCATCTCCAAGACCATCTCCGCCGGACACAGCGACAGCTCCTACCGGGGGCTGGTCAGCGTGATGCCCAAGGCGGAGAACAGCCGAAACTACACCCAGTGCGACAGCCTGCTCATCGGGAACGCCTGCGGCGCGCACACCTTCCCGCACCTGGACGTGCGCCACCCGTCCGCGTCGGTGGAGCACGAGGCGTCCACCTCGAAGATCAGCGAGGACCAGCTCTTCTACTGCCAGTCCCGCGGCATCGGGACGGAGGACGCCATCTCGATGGTCGTGAACGGGTTCTGCAAGGAGGTCTTCGACCACCTGCCGATGGAATTCGCCGTGGAGGCGTCCCGCCTGCTCAGCGTCAGCCTTGAAGGGAGCGTCGGATAA
- a CDS encoding aldehyde dehydrogenase family protein: MSDAANDSLVTVCNPRNGEALYTFPEPTPEEVDQVYARARAVYPKIAAMSVAQRVAELGKLKAYLLANRREIARKISLETGKSLFDALAMEVFPAVDLITYYEKHAVRMLKDQRAPTPVLLFGKKSKVVYEPLGPVLIISPWNYPFNLSFLPITCAFTAGNAVILKPSKETPLKGLLEEIIEGSGFMKDAVQVVYATRKTANLLIDAKPAKIFFTGSVGAGKKVMARAADLLIPLELELGGKDPMIVFDDVNLERTVNGALWGGMANCGQTCTSVERIFVQDTIYEPFLKLLKEKAERIVTLDNPKARENEEELTMGCMTAEFQIQEIERQLEDSVKMGAVIVTGGKRAPGSHVLPPTIVSNVTNDMPIQWNETFGPVVTVTPFKTEDEVIRMANDSPYGLASSVWSRDLVRAERVARALVTGNVSINNVMATLASPALPFGGIKESGFGRYKGHFGLHSFSNVKSILIDRQSPRLESYWFPYSPAKFALLMEVFESAFKPGIGGLLGIAWTGLKMEIHSWKNRL, encoded by the coding sequence ATGTCCGATGCGGCAAACGATTCGCTGGTCACCGTGTGCAACCCCCGGAACGGGGAGGCGCTCTACACGTTCCCCGAGCCCACGCCGGAGGAGGTGGACCAGGTCTACGCGCGCGCCCGCGCCGTTTACCCGAAGATCGCCGCCATGAGCGTGGCGCAGCGGGTGGCGGAACTCGGCAAGCTGAAGGCCTACCTGCTGGCGAACCGGCGCGAGATCGCCCGGAAAATCTCGCTGGAGACGGGCAAGAGCCTCTTTGACGCTCTGGCGATGGAGGTCTTCCCCGCGGTGGACCTCATCACCTACTATGAGAAGCACGCGGTGCGCATGCTGAAGGACCAGCGCGCCCCCACGCCGGTCCTGCTCTTCGGCAAGAAGTCCAAGGTGGTCTACGAGCCCCTCGGCCCCGTGCTCATCATCTCCCCGTGGAACTACCCCTTCAACCTGTCCTTCCTCCCCATCACCTGCGCCTTCACGGCGGGGAACGCGGTCATCCTCAAGCCCTCCAAGGAGACGCCCCTCAAGGGCCTGCTGGAGGAGATCATCGAGGGCAGCGGGTTCATGAAGGACGCCGTCCAGGTGGTCTACGCCACCCGCAAGACGGCCAACCTGCTCATTGACGCGAAGCCCGCGAAGATATTCTTCACCGGCAGCGTCGGCGCGGGGAAGAAGGTGATGGCCCGCGCGGCGGACCTGCTGATCCCGCTGGAGCTGGAGCTGGGCGGCAAGGACCCCATGATCGTCTTCGACGATGTGAACCTGGAGCGGACGGTCAACGGCGCCCTCTGGGGCGGCATGGCCAACTGCGGCCAGACCTGCACCTCCGTTGAGCGCATCTTCGTGCAGGACACGATCTACGAGCCCTTCCTCAAGCTGCTCAAGGAGAAGGCCGAGCGCATCGTCACCCTCGACAATCCCAAGGCACGGGAGAACGAGGAAGAGCTGACGATGGGCTGCATGACCGCCGAGTTCCAGATCCAGGAGATCGAGCGGCAGCTCGAGGATTCGGTCAAGATGGGCGCGGTCATCGTCACCGGCGGCAAACGCGCCCCCGGGTCGCATGTCCTGCCCCCCACCATCGTCAGCAACGTCACCAACGACATGCCCATCCAGTGGAACGAGACCTTCGGCCCCGTGGTCACCGTCACCCCCTTCAAGACGGAGGACGAGGTGATCCGCATGGCCAACGACTCGCCCTACGGGCTGGCGTCCAGCGTGTGGTCGCGCGACCTGGTCCGCGCCGAGCGCGTCGCCCGCGCCCTGGTCACTGGCAACGTGTCCATCAACAACGTCATGGCCACCCTGGCCAGCCCCGCGCTGCCCTTCGGCGGCATCAAGGAAAGCGGCTTCGGCCGCTACAAGGGGCACTTCGGCCTCCACTCCTTCTCCAACGTCAAGTCCATCCTCATAGACCGGCAGAGCCCCCGCCTGGAGTCCTACTGGTTCCCCTACTCCCCGGCCAAGTTCGCCCTGCTCATGGAGGTCTTCGAGTCCGCCTTCAAACCCGGCATCGGCGGCCTCCTCGGCATCGCCTGGACCGGCCTCAAGATGGAAATCCACTCCTGGAAAAACCGGCTGTAA